In a single window of the Gemmatimonadota bacterium genome:
- a CDS encoding methionine--tRNA ligase, whose product MKPWYITTAIDYANGDPHLGHALEKIGADAIARWHRLQGQPVRFLMGMDEHGQKVFQSAQAAGMSPQAWVDGISRHFEQTWLSLHCAHDDWMRTTEPRHAAGVQALLERIRERHPEDLFVGEYEGLYCVGCEEFKQEGQLVDGRCPEHPSRDLVRTKEKNTFFRLSAYRDRVLALVEANEAFRVEPQIRRNEILSTLREGLQDISISRARLPWGIPFPGTDDETVYVWFDALINYLSATGYPNDGWDAIWPADLHVVCKGITRFHCIIWPAMLLAADLPLPTAIWAHGYVQWGGAKVSKSEGSSVTIAEAAERHGADALRWFLLREVGFEHDGDFTFERFDAVYESELANGLGNLASRVLAMVEKYRDGVVPSAEPATLAEAGSEALARYETAMEAQGLKGAAEAINELVSEGNRYIVVHAPWTLAKEGKDAELDTALCELVSCLYRLSVMLFPFMPEKATALWTALGQDGTPDAAWANAKRPAMGGASVRKPENLFQRKS is encoded by the coding sequence GTGAAGCCCTGGTACATCACCACCGCCATCGACTACGCCAACGGCGACCCGCATCTGGGCCACGCCCTCGAGAAGATCGGCGCCGACGCCATTGCCCGCTGGCATCGCCTGCAGGGGCAGCCGGTGCGTTTCCTGATGGGGATGGACGAGCACGGCCAGAAAGTCTTTCAGTCGGCGCAGGCCGCGGGGATGTCTCCACAGGCCTGGGTTGACGGCATCTCGAGGCACTTCGAGCAGACCTGGCTCAGCCTCCACTGCGCCCACGACGACTGGATGCGTACCACCGAGCCGCGCCACGCCGCCGGGGTGCAGGCACTGCTCGAACGGATCCGCGAGCGGCACCCGGAGGATCTCTTCGTCGGTGAGTACGAGGGGCTGTATTGCGTCGGCTGCGAGGAGTTCAAGCAGGAAGGGCAACTCGTCGACGGTCGGTGTCCCGAGCATCCGTCGCGCGACCTCGTGCGCACCAAGGAGAAGAACACCTTCTTCCGCCTCTCGGCGTATCGCGACCGCGTCCTCGCGCTCGTCGAGGCCAACGAGGCCTTTCGGGTCGAGCCGCAGATCCGTCGCAACGAAATCCTCAGCACGCTGCGCGAGGGATTGCAGGACATCTCGATCTCGCGCGCGCGGTTGCCATGGGGCATTCCGTTCCCCGGCACCGACGACGAGACCGTCTACGTCTGGTTCGACGCGCTCATCAACTACCTGAGCGCGACGGGCTATCCGAACGACGGCTGGGACGCCATCTGGCCGGCCGATCTCCACGTCGTCTGCAAGGGGATCACCCGCTTCCACTGCATCATCTGGCCGGCGATGCTGCTGGCCGCCGACCTGCCGCTGCCGACGGCGATCTGGGCCCACGGCTACGTGCAGTGGGGCGGCGCCAAGGTGAGCAAGTCGGAGGGGAGTTCGGTGACGATCGCGGAAGCGGCCGAGCGGCACGGCGCCGACGCGCTCCGCTGGTTCCTGCTGCGCGAGGTCGGCTTCGAGCACGACGGCGACTTCACGTTCGAGCGGTTCGACGCCGTCTACGAGAGCGAGCTCGCCAATGGCCTCGGCAACCTGGCCTCACGCGTGCTCGCGATGGTCGAGAAGTACCGGGATGGCGTCGTCCCGTCGGCGGAGCCAGCAACTCTCGCAGAGGCAGGCAGCGAGGCACTCGCGCGCTACGAGACGGCAATGGAGGCGCAGGGACTCAAGGGGGCGGCCGAGGCGATCAACGAACTCGTGAGCGAGGGCAATCGGTACATCGTGGTCCACGCACCATGGACGCTCGCCAAGGAGGGGAAGGACGCCGAGCTCGACACGGCCCTCTGCGAGCTCGTGTCGTGTCTCTATCGTCTCTCCGTGATGCTGTTCCCCTTCATGCCCGAGAAGGCCACCGCCCTCTGGACGGCACTCGGCCAGGACGGCACGCCTGACGCCGCCTGGGCAAACGCCAAACGCCCCGCGATGGGCGGGGCGTCGGTGCGGAAGCCGGAAAATCTCTTTCAGAGAAAGTCGTAA